One region of Micromonospora ureilytica genomic DNA includes:
- a CDS encoding carboxypeptidase-like regulatory domain-containing protein, translating into MSTHGRGPIETATAELVAWVTGAAGEPVPVGPPRACDDADGLTLWPMELRSARQTRSSGAVREPYRFTVRHLLCVTGPAGLPRLDRVLTAATSDGRYPVVLEAGDAPLWTAFGTAPRPALLIDVATQVDHPTPAAPPVLQPLRLRQLDVRSLSGRVVGPQDQPLAAMRVELPGTGSATRTDPEGRFLIVGVPHDPEHPSPVRLRLTGRGLVLTADVDPAEDDIVIVCAPPTH; encoded by the coding sequence ATGAGCACCCACGGGCGCGGACCGATCGAGACCGCCACCGCCGAGCTGGTCGCCTGGGTGACCGGCGCGGCGGGGGAACCCGTCCCGGTCGGCCCGCCCCGTGCCTGCGACGACGCCGACGGGCTCACCCTCTGGCCGATGGAGCTGCGCTCGGCCCGGCAGACCCGCTCCAGCGGCGCGGTCCGCGAACCGTACCGGTTCACGGTCCGCCACCTGCTCTGTGTGACCGGGCCGGCCGGGTTGCCCCGGCTGGACCGGGTGTTGACCGCCGCGACGAGCGACGGCAGGTATCCGGTCGTGCTGGAGGCCGGTGACGCGCCACTGTGGACGGCGTTCGGTACGGCGCCCCGACCGGCGCTGCTGATCGACGTGGCGACGCAGGTGGACCACCCGACTCCGGCCGCGCCGCCGGTGCTGCAACCACTGCGGCTGCGGCAACTCGACGTGCGCAGCCTCAGTGGGCGGGTGGTCGGCCCCCAGGACCAGCCACTGGCCGCGATGCGGGTCGAGCTTCCCGGCACCGGGTCCGCCACCCGCACCGACCCCGAGGGCCGATTCCTGATCGTCGGCGTCCCGCACGACCCCGAGCACCCGAGCCCGGTCCGGCTGCGGCTGACCGGCCGCGGGCTCGTCCTCACCGCCGACGTCGACCCGGCCGAGGACGACATCGTCATCGTCTGCGCGCCACCGACCCACTGA
- a CDS encoding glycine zipper family protein, which translates to MVFGILSTAIQVGFGALLGFLAGGPVGLLIGAVVGLVIGAVFGWSVASAGVYASDARGIFLFVVDHTWSLLNTVVGAIYLTVHLIFGHSLDRPTSLGSGRVSVVEGVSTRYATTIGTVCAGSSSGIQRHEDVHIFQGRLLGPLYIPLVLANYVLFTIAPVWLLYHDHTNAPINRFTRYFEIGVYPHVWNEAIAYRIQGTPPR; encoded by the coding sequence ATGGTCTTCGGAATTCTCAGCACGGCCATCCAGGTCGGCTTCGGCGCCCTGCTCGGTTTCCTCGCCGGTGGCCCGGTCGGGCTGCTGATCGGCGCCGTCGTGGGCCTGGTGATCGGCGCGGTCTTCGGCTGGTCGGTGGCCTCCGCCGGGGTGTACGCCTCGGACGCCCGCGGCATCTTCCTCTTCGTCGTCGACCACACCTGGAGTCTGCTCAACACTGTCGTCGGCGCCATCTACCTGACCGTGCACCTGATCTTCGGGCACTCGCTGGACCGGCCGACGTCGCTGGGCAGCGGTCGGGTCAGCGTGGTGGAGGGGGTCTCGACCAGGTACGCCACCACCATCGGCACCGTCTGCGCCGGCTCCAGCTCGGGCATCCAGCGGCACGAGGACGTGCACATCTTCCAGGGTCGCCTGCTCGGGCCGCTCTACATCCCGTTGGTGCTGGCCAACTACGTCCTGTTCACCATCGCGCCGGTGTGGCTGCTCTACCACGACCACACCAACGCGCCGATCAACCGTTTCACCAGGTACTTCGAGATCGGCGTCTACCCGCACGTGTGGAACGAGGCCATCGCGTACCGGATCCAGGGGACGCCACCGCGATGA